The nucleotide window ACACCAAGAACCTTTGGAGGGGAAAATTTTGTATGGTAAGTTCTGCCACTGGATGGGTGTATCCAGCGACCAGTAATTCGCTCCTCAAGGATTGCATCATCAATTGCAAAATTGAGCACCTTATCAACTTTAACTCCTTGTTTTTGCAGCATCTCATCAAGCtgcaaataaagaaaagacAGATTCAAAAGATGTAGATGAACAGCATGTAAAACAGTGCATATAATCAAGTAATTCTGTTTTTATATATGCACAAGCCCAATTTTCAAACAAAAGAAACACACTTAGTAACTCAGATGTCAAAAACAATGTCATACCTTCTGTGCTTGGACCACAGTTCTTGGAAAACCATCAAGAATGAAACCTTTCTGACATGATGGTTTCTTCATTGCTTCATCTATAATGCCAACAACCAAGTCATCAGAAACAAGTTCTCCCTGAAAAATTGTAACACTATCATGTTAGCAATCTCTCAAGGTAAATGCTCAGTTGAGATTATATACAAACAGGCCTTACCTTATCCATAGCTTCTTTAGCCTTGACACCAAGAGGGGTCTTAGCTGCTACAGCTGCTCTTAACATATCACCGGTAGCTAAGTGGCATAAGCAGTACTCATCTTTTATGATTGGTGACTGGGTGCCTTTTCCAGATCCAGGTGGGCCTGCATTAACATTTTATCAAGTTATACTCCACTTGAATTTCTGAAACTATATTTAACGATTTCAAATATATACTGTAATTTCTTAAAGCAAGAATCTTAAATGGCCTAACCAAGCCAAATAATGAGGATACCCTACCCCACTAACTTGTCAGTACTTGGAACATTGGCGCAAGACATATGGAAgcatatcaaattaaaatagtagCCTAAGTGCAGCACAGAGGAACAATACAAATCTAAGAGCTACTCATCAATTGAAACAGGAGCtatcacttcacaaaatattggTTCAATTTGAAAGTTTATGGAAGACATGGAAGTATTGTGTTTCACTCTTGTTTtttcaaacaataaataaaaagaaaagcattAAAAAAGGAGAATGAGGATCCATTATGGGTGAAACCTCCCTGTTATAATAGGATTATTGA belongs to Glycine soja cultivar W05 chromosome 5, ASM419377v2, whole genome shotgun sequence and includes:
- the LOC114412043 gene encoding adenylate kinase 4, translated to MANTNLEDVPSLDLMTELLRRLKCSSKPDKRLILIGPPGSGKGTQSPIIKDEYCLCHLATGDMLRAAVAAKTPLGVKAKEAMDKGELVSDDLVVGIIDEAMKKPSCQKGFILDGFPRTVVQAQKLDEMLQKQGVKVDKVLNFAIDDAILEERITGRWIHPSSGRTYHTKFSPPKVLGVDDVTGEPLIQRKDDTAAVLKSRLEAFHKQTEPVIDYYSKKGLVANLHAEKPPKEVTVEVEKVLS